One Flagellimonas sp. CMM7 genomic region harbors:
- a CDS encoding SurA N-terminal domain-containing protein — MAILENIRKRTTVLILIIGLALFAFVISGVFTSNDFAGTKVGSAVAEVNGENISIDDFRKEVENASRRFGPSLSSTQLVNRVYDQEVRKAILGQQFEDLGIDVESDQIIEFVKTSGYAQIPDFQDENGIFNAEVFKSAIADWKVNDPLRYDAWLQDEKTIIQSAKERMYFNLIKGGVGATLSEGAFDYKMSNEKVDIQYVRVPYTSIADSTIQVSKSEIQAYINEHKEDFNQEKARDIRFVYFEEKASSDDENAIKDAVTALLSDTVEYSEENDATDTIAGFTNTKDMAAFLDRNSDAKFDTIFKAKKDLPSTVADTLMALNVGEIYGPYRDGDFFKVSKMMDRRSNGTVKASHILFTYEGAERANPSITRTKDEAEAKAKEILAEAKKEGAVFTTLARENSDGPSAPRGGDLGYFQEGVMADEFNDFAFGNDEGTIGLVETQFGFHVIKVDDKQDIVQVATLAREIEPSEETINTLFTDATKFEMSATDAEPENFGDIARESSYTIRPVNKVKEMDESLPGLSAQRGIVQWAFNDDTKVGEIKRFNINNGYAVVQLTKKYKEGLMTPEDASATALPKIRKEQKAAQIISANQGKAMEAFAKDNNVSVSNASSLTMKSPTIPGAGREALVVGTAFALAQDATSKLVEGETGVFLLKVVKKEEAPKVDNFSTYANTIKTNAANQVNTGVYNALKDGAEIEDKRSTFY; from the coding sequence ATGGCAATATTAGAGAATATTAGAAAACGAACAACAGTACTAATTTTAATTATTGGTTTGGCGTTGTTTGCATTTGTAATATCAGGAGTCTTTACCAGCAATGATTTTGCAGGAACAAAAGTAGGCTCTGCTGTAGCAGAAGTAAATGGTGAGAATATATCCATTGACGATTTTAGAAAAGAGGTAGAGAATGCTTCTAGACGATTTGGTCCAAGCCTTTCTTCTACACAATTGGTAAACAGAGTGTATGACCAAGAGGTTAGAAAAGCAATTTTGGGACAGCAGTTTGAAGACTTGGGAATTGATGTTGAGAGCGATCAGATTATAGAATTTGTAAAAACCTCTGGATATGCCCAAATACCAGATTTTCAAGATGAAAACGGAATTTTCAATGCTGAAGTTTTTAAAAGCGCCATTGCAGACTGGAAAGTAAACGATCCATTACGTTATGATGCTTGGTTACAGGATGAGAAGACAATAATTCAATCCGCTAAGGAGCGTATGTATTTTAACCTAATAAAAGGAGGTGTTGGTGCTACGCTTTCAGAAGGTGCTTTCGATTATAAAATGTCCAATGAAAAAGTAGATATCCAATACGTTCGTGTTCCTTACACTTCAATTGCGGATAGTACCATACAAGTTTCAAAAAGCGAGATACAAGCATATATAAACGAACATAAAGAAGATTTCAACCAAGAAAAAGCAAGGGATATTCGTTTTGTGTATTTTGAAGAAAAAGCTTCTTCAGATGATGAAAACGCCATAAAAGATGCAGTTACGGCACTTTTAAGTGATACTGTTGAATATTCTGAAGAAAATGACGCCACAGATACTATCGCTGGTTTTACAAACACCAAGGATATGGCGGCTTTCTTGGATAGGAATTCAGACGCCAAGTTTGATACTATATTTAAGGCTAAAAAAGATTTACCTTCTACGGTTGCAGACACACTTATGGCGTTAAACGTAGGTGAGATATATGGACCTTATCGGGATGGAGACTTTTTCAAAGTTTCCAAAATGATGGACAGAAGATCCAATGGGACGGTAAAGGCAAGTCATATACTTTTTACATATGAGGGAGCTGAAAGGGCTAACCCAAGTATTACTAGAACTAAGGATGAGGCGGAAGCAAAAGCCAAAGAGATTTTAGCTGAGGCTAAAAAAGAAGGAGCTGTATTCACCACATTGGCAAGAGAGAACTCGGATGGCCCTTCAGCACCAAGAGGAGGAGATTTAGGATATTTCCAAGAAGGTGTTATGGCAGATGAGTTCAATGATTTTGCTTTTGGAAACGATGAGGGTACCATAGGTTTGGTCGAGACCCAATTTGGTTTTCATGTAATCAAGGTTGATGACAAACAAGACATTGTTCAAGTAGCTACACTTGCTAGAGAGATTGAGCCATCAGAAGAAACAATCAATACGTTGTTTACAGATGCCACCAAGTTTGAAATGTCCGCTACTGATGCAGAACCCGAAAACTTTGGGGATATTGCAAGGGAAAGTAGCTATACCATTAGACCTGTTAACAAAGTCAAAGAGATGGATGAGAGTCTTCCAGGACTTTCAGCACAACGAGGTATTGTACAATGGGCATTTAATGATGATACTAAAGTAGGTGAGATCAAAAGATTTAATATCAATAACGGATATGCAGTAGTGCAGCTTACAAAAAAGTATAAAGAAGGACTTATGACTCCTGAAGATGCTTCTGCAACGGCCTTGCCAAAAATTAGAAAAGAGCAAAAAGCTGCACAGATTATTAGTGCTAACCAAGGAAAAGCAATGGAAGCTTTTGCCAAGGACAACAACGTATCGGTTTCCAACGCTTCTTCATTAACCATGAAGTCCCCAACAATTCCTGGAGCAGGTAGAGAAGCATTGGTTGTGGGAACAGCTTTTGCATTAGCACAAGATGCCACTTCTAAACTTGTTGAAGGAGAAACAGGTGTCTTTTTGTTAAAAGTGGTCAAGAAGGAAGAAGCTCCTAAAGTAGATAACTTCAGTACCTATGCAAATACCATTAAAACCAACGCTGCAAATCAAGTAAACACGGGAGTATATAACGCGTTAAAAGATGGTGCCGAAATAGAAGATAAACGTTCTACTTTCTATTAG
- a CDS encoding GDYXXLXY domain-containing protein has translation MSSKKVLFPLFILVALAQLYVPAKMIWDKEDVLDSGKEYKFKTAPIDPSDPFRGKYIVLSYDENTIEIPDEHDWIRGEVIYVSITEDKKGFAKIKSVSKEKIDLNQNFIKAKVGFITSFDTTKLTIDYPFDRFYMEESKAYDAELTHRESQRDTTKITYALVNVKNGDAVLKDVLIDGIPIRELVKAKQDEN, from the coding sequence ATGAGCAGTAAAAAAGTATTGTTTCCTTTATTTATTCTTGTGGCCTTGGCGCAATTATATGTGCCGGCTAAAATGATATGGGATAAAGAAGATGTATTGGATAGCGGAAAAGAATACAAGTTTAAAACCGCCCCTATTGATCCCAGCGATCCTTTTAGAGGAAAATATATTGTCTTAAGTTATGATGAGAATACCATAGAAATTCCTGATGAACATGATTGGATACGTGGAGAAGTTATTTATGTTTCCATTACAGAAGACAAGAAAGGTTTTGCTAAAATAAAATCAGTTTCAAAGGAAAAAATCGACCTTAATCAAAATTTTATCAAAGCCAAAGTTGGTTTTATAACTTCTTTTGACACTACAAAATTGACAATTGATTATCCTTTTGACAGGTTTTATATGGAAGAATCCAAAGCGTATGATGCAGAACTGACCCATAGGGAATCTCAAAGAGATACTACCAAAATCACCTATGCTCTGGTCAATGTGAAAAATGGAGACGCCGTACTAAAAGATGTTCTGATTGATGGTATCCCCATAAGGGAACTGGTTAAAGCAAAGCAAGACGAAAACTAG
- a CDS encoding S9 family peptidase encodes MRKSVLLSLFVFGFLTFSIAQKKKITLEEIWGGEFRTEYMDVLRSMKNGKQYTILNFNRSPRTSSLDKYDYETLEKIETIAASSDEVPFFSSYTFSDDESKIVLATEIEPIFRHSRLGIYYVYDVATKNITKVSDAKIQEPLLSPDGSSVAYVLDNNIFVFDIASRATKQITTDGKKGSIINGVTDWVYEEEFAFVRAFEWNSNGTKIAFLRFDETNVPLYAMDVYGQNLYPFQQEFKYPKAGEENAKVSLHMYDVTAAKTSKVDLGKVEYIPRIKWMNDPNYLSVQTINRHQNHLKLHAVDAADNSVSVLLEEKDDAYVDITDNLTFLADDSFIWTSEMDGYNHIYLYGKDGNLKNQITKGEWEVTNYYGYDKKANKIYYQSVENGSINRDVYSISSTGKNKKRLTLREGTNAADFSADYTYFINTFSSAIMPYEFTLHKASNGKKLKDIKNNSVLDNKLEGYELSPKEFSTININGNDLNMYMVKPADFDESKEYPLLMFQYSGPGSQQVANRWFGSNDYWHQMLASEGYIVACVDGRGTGLKGRDFTKVTYMNLVKHETEDQIAAAKKLSELPYIDENRTGIWGWSYGGHMSTNCLLKGNDTFEMAIAVAPVTSWRFYDTIYTERFMRTPAENPGGYDDNSPFNYPELLKGKYLLVHGSGDDNVHVQNSMRMIEALVQANKDFEWAIYPDKNHGIYGGNTRLHLFSKMTKFVKENL; translated from the coding sequence ATGAGGAAATCAGTTCTCCTATCCCTGTTCGTTTTCGGATTTTTAACCTTCTCCATAGCCCAAAAGAAAAAAATAACCCTAGAAGAAATCTGGGGAGGTGAATTTAGAACCGAGTACATGGATGTGCTTAGATCCATGAAAAACGGGAAACAGTATACCATTCTAAATTTTAATCGTTCTCCTAGGACCAGTAGCTTGGATAAATATGATTATGAAACTTTAGAAAAAATAGAAACCATAGCCGCATCATCAGATGAGGTGCCTTTCTTTAGCTCTTATACATTTAGCGATGATGAATCCAAGATTGTCCTAGCAACGGAGATTGAACCCATTTTTAGACATTCACGGTTGGGAATTTATTATGTGTATGATGTCGCCACCAAAAATATTACAAAGGTTTCTGATGCTAAGATTCAGGAACCTTTGTTGTCTCCGGACGGTTCTAGTGTTGCTTATGTTTTGGACAATAATATTTTTGTTTTTGATATTGCTTCCAGGGCAACCAAACAAATTACCACAGATGGTAAGAAAGGAAGTATAATCAATGGAGTAACGGATTGGGTGTATGAAGAAGAATTTGCTTTTGTTCGTGCGTTTGAGTGGAACAGTAATGGCACCAAGATAGCCTTCCTTCGTTTTGATGAAACCAACGTGCCTCTTTATGCAATGGATGTATATGGGCAGAATCTGTATCCATTCCAACAGGAGTTTAAATACCCAAAAGCAGGTGAGGAAAATGCAAAAGTATCCTTGCATATGTATGATGTTACTGCGGCCAAGACATCAAAAGTGGATTTGGGCAAGGTGGAATACATTCCAAGAATCAAATGGATGAACGATCCTAACTATTTGAGTGTTCAAACCATAAACCGCCATCAAAATCATTTAAAATTGCATGCGGTCGACGCAGCGGACAATTCCGTTTCGGTATTGCTCGAAGAAAAAGATGATGCCTATGTGGACATTACCGACAATCTTACCTTCTTGGCTGATGATAGTTTCATATGGACAAGTGAAATGGATGGTTATAATCATATTTATCTATACGGTAAGGATGGCAACTTGAAAAACCAAATTACCAAAGGAGAATGGGAAGTGACCAATTATTATGGTTATGATAAAAAGGCCAATAAAATCTACTATCAGTCTGTAGAGAATGGTTCTATAAATAGGGATGTGTACAGCATCAGCAGCACTGGGAAAAATAAAAAGCGCCTGACTTTAAGAGAAGGAACCAATGCAGCAGATTTTAGTGCAGACTACACGTATTTTATCAATACATTTTCAAGTGCCATAATGCCCTATGAGTTTACATTGCATAAAGCATCCAACGGGAAAAAACTAAAGGACATCAAAAACAACTCGGTTCTGGATAACAAATTGGAGGGTTACGAATTATCTCCCAAGGAATTCTCCACCATAAACATTAACGGGAATGATTTAAACATGTATATGGTTAAACCTGCTGATTTTGATGAAAGCAAAGAATATCCTCTACTAATGTTCCAATATAGTGGCCCAGGATCTCAGCAAGTTGCCAACCGTTGGTTTGGAAGCAATGACTATTGGCACCAGATGTTAGCATCTGAAGGATATATTGTTGCCTGTGTGGATGGACGAGGAACGGGACTAAAAGGACGTGATTTTACAAAAGTTACTTATATGAATTTGGTGAAACATGAAACGGAAGATCAAATAGCTGCCGCTAAAAAGCTAAGTGAACTTCCTTACATAGATGAAAACAGAACCGGAATTTGGGGCTGGAGTTACGGAGGCCATATGAGTACAAACTGTCTGTTAAAGGGCAATGATACATTTGAAATGGCCATAGCGGTGGCTCCAGTGACTTCTTGGCGTTTTTATGATACAATCTATACAGAACGTTTTATGCGCACACCAGCAGAAAACCCGGGAGGATATGACGATAATTCACCTTTCAATTACCCTGAGCTTTTAAAAGGAAAGTATTTATTGGTTCATGGATCTGGAGATGACAATGTGCATGTACAAAACTCCATGCGTATGATTGAAGCGCTAGTGCAAGCCAACAAGGATTTTGAATGGGCCATTTATCCAGATAAAAACCATGGTATTTATGGCGGAAACACAAGACTTCATTTGTTTTCCAAAATGACCAAGTTCGTCAAAGAAAATTTGTAA
- a CDS encoding hydroxymethylglutaryl-CoA reductase, degradative: MNTPVEGFSKLSKSEKIDWIAANYTKNPEESKQLLERYWNTDSAVQKLHDEFIENTISNYYLPFAIAPNFLINDRLYAIPMAIEESSVVAAASKAAKFWLSRGGFKTEILGTEKVGQVHFIFKGKTEKLQQFFNEIKPELHKNTASITKSMEKRGGGISNIQLRDLSDKIDGYYQLHCTFETQDAMGANFINSCLEQFAKTLKEKASHHSDFTEEEKAIEVIMGILSNYVPNCLVRAEVSCPISSLNGDNIPSGEFAQKMVQAVAIAKVEPYRAVTHNKGIMNGIDAVVLATGNDFRAIEAGVHAYAAKDGSYSSLTHASIEGDTFKFWIEVPLALGTVGGLTSLHPLVKLALEILQNPTAKELMQIVAVAGLAQNFAAVRSLVTTGIQKGHMKMHLLNMLNQMGATESEKLQLVDYFKDNTVTNASVKEALEKIQSN; this comes from the coding sequence ATGAACACTCCTGTTGAGGGATTTTCCAAACTTTCCAAAAGTGAAAAAATCGATTGGATCGCAGCTAATTACACCAAAAATCCTGAAGAATCAAAACAGCTGTTGGAACGGTACTGGAATACGGATTCAGCAGTTCAAAAACTACATGACGAGTTCATAGAAAATACTATTTCCAATTATTATCTGCCTTTTGCCATTGCACCCAATTTTTTAATCAATGATAGGTTATATGCTATTCCTATGGCTATTGAAGAAAGTTCTGTGGTGGCCGCAGCAAGTAAAGCAGCCAAATTTTGGTTAAGCCGAGGAGGTTTTAAAACAGAAATTTTAGGAACGGAAAAGGTAGGACAAGTCCATTTTATATTTAAAGGTAAAACGGAAAAACTGCAGCAGTTTTTTAATGAGATAAAACCCGAACTCCACAAAAACACAGCATCCATTACCAAAAGTATGGAAAAGCGTGGCGGTGGAATCAGTAATATCCAACTTAGAGATTTAAGTGATAAAATTGATGGGTATTATCAATTGCACTGCACTTTTGAGACACAGGATGCCATGGGTGCCAACTTCATAAACTCTTGTTTGGAGCAATTTGCCAAAACTCTAAAAGAAAAAGCAAGTCACCACTCAGACTTTACAGAAGAAGAGAAAGCTATTGAAGTTATTATGGGCATCTTATCCAATTATGTGCCCAATTGTTTGGTAAGGGCAGAGGTAAGCTGTCCAATCTCCTCATTAAATGGGGACAATATTCCGTCAGGGGAATTTGCGCAAAAAATGGTGCAAGCCGTTGCCATAGCGAAGGTTGAGCCTTATAGGGCGGTTACCCATAATAAAGGCATCATGAACGGTATTGATGCTGTTGTTTTGGCCACAGGAAATGATTTTAGGGCCATTGAAGCTGGAGTCCATGCATATGCCGCTAAAGATGGTAGTTATTCAAGCTTAACACATGCAAGCATTGAAGGTGACACCTTTAAATTTTGGATTGAAGTTCCATTGGCACTGGGAACCGTGGGTGGATTGACTTCTCTTCATCCTTTGGTAAAACTAGCTTTGGAAATCCTTCAAAATCCAACAGCTAAAGAATTAATGCAAATAGTTGCGGTTGCGGGATTAGCACAAAACTTTGCTGCCGTTCGTTCTTTGGTAACCACAGGAATCCAAAAAGGGCATATGAAAATGCACTTATTGAATATGCTCAACCAAATGGGAGCCACAGAAAGTGAAAAACTACAGCTTGTAGATTACTTCAAAGACAATACAGTGACTAATGCCTCCGTAAAAGAAGCCTTGGAAAAGATTCAATCCAACTAA
- a CDS encoding peptide MFS transporter, whose amino-acid sequence MSDIVKPASEKQLFGHPQGLFYLFFAELWERFSFYGMRALLTLYMVNVIFEALSNRDYAAAAIYASYGSLVYASTVIGGKISDSIMGMRSSIFLGGILMALGHFVLAIENNTAFFLALAFIIVGNGFFKPNISTFVGTLYKDGDPRKDSGFTIFYMGINIGGFISPLLCGWLGETYGWHYGFGLAGIGMLAGLLFFWSGIKKNVFGDGGKPPSVEVYEKKVMGIPQKHLIPIIAFLSAPLIAFLLYSYKSLGAEGSFLEDQNIVNVLFKLIAVAILIYMGMVMIKSTVDERKKLFMALLITFFMTIFWGFHELHGSVITLFAARNVNLSLINASQTNALNSMFIFILAIPISLVWTYLAKKKLNPRTPYKFGMGLVLAGLSFYVVSLSGGAADENGMVPFSYLLWLYFILSVGELFMSPVGLSKITDLSPKRIVAFMMGVWFLSSAFAFQVVGFISKQLAIESSDSNVGGLDTLNVYLDGFRLIAIYALVAGVVVLIFGPLMKRLMGNVH is encoded by the coding sequence ATGTCAGATATTGTAAAGCCAGCCAGTGAAAAGCAACTTTTTGGGCATCCCCAAGGTCTTTTCTATCTATTCTTTGCTGAATTGTGGGAACGTTTTAGTTTTTATGGAATGCGAGCCCTGCTCACATTGTACATGGTCAATGTTATATTTGAGGCCTTGTCCAATAGAGATTACGCAGCTGCAGCAATCTATGCTTCTTACGGGTCATTGGTTTATGCCTCCACTGTAATAGGTGGAAAGATTTCAGATTCTATTATGGGAATGCGTTCCTCGATTTTCTTGGGAGGTATTTTAATGGCTCTTGGACATTTTGTCCTGGCAATAGAAAACAATACAGCTTTCTTTTTGGCCTTGGCATTTATCATTGTAGGGAACGGATTCTTCAAACCGAATATCTCAACTTTTGTAGGCACACTTTATAAAGATGGTGATCCAAGAAAAGATTCCGGGTTTACTATTTTTTATATGGGAATCAACATAGGTGGATTTATTTCTCCATTACTATGTGGATGGTTGGGAGAAACATATGGATGGCACTACGGTTTTGGTTTGGCAGGGATAGGAATGCTTGCCGGATTGCTTTTCTTTTGGAGCGGTATAAAAAAGAATGTTTTTGGAGATGGAGGCAAACCGCCGAGTGTAGAAGTTTATGAGAAAAAAGTTATGGGAATCCCCCAAAAACATTTAATCCCTATTATTGCATTTTTATCAGCTCCTCTTATAGCATTCTTGTTGTATTCGTATAAATCTTTAGGTGCAGAAGGCAGTTTTCTAGAAGACCAGAACATAGTCAACGTATTATTTAAATTGATTGCAGTTGCTATTTTGATATATATGGGAATGGTTATGATCAAGAGTACTGTAGATGAGCGGAAAAAGCTCTTCATGGCCTTACTGATTACATTTTTTATGACCATATTTTGGGGCTTTCATGAACTGCATGGTAGTGTAATCACGTTATTTGCGGCTAGAAACGTGAATTTATCACTTATCAATGCGAGCCAGACCAATGCACTTAACTCCATGTTCATCTTTATATTGGCAATACCCATTTCTTTGGTTTGGACATATTTGGCAAAAAAGAAATTAAATCCAAGAACACCATATAAATTTGGAATGGGCTTGGTTTTGGCAGGTTTAAGTTTCTATGTAGTATCATTAAGTGGTGGAGCAGCGGACGAAAATGGAATGGTGCCTTTTTCATACCTACTTTGGTTGTATTTTATCTTATCGGTGGGTGAACTTTTCATGTCACCCGTAGGACTTTCCAAAATCACCGATTTATCTCCTAAGCGCATTGTTGCTTTTATGATGGGAGTTTGGTTCTTGTCATCGGCCTTTGCATTTCAAGTGGTTGGATTTATTTCCAAACAGTTGGCTATTGAAAGCTCAGACAGTAATGTAGGTGGCTTGGATACGCTCAATGTGTATTTAGATGGTTTCCGTTTAATCGCTATCTATGCTTTAGTGGCAGGAGTAGTTGTATTGATATTTGGACCGCTAATGAAACGATTGATGGGCAATGTTCATTGA
- a CDS encoding DUF2157 domain-containing protein, whose amino-acid sequence MSILKDLPNLVKAEIITEETADNIKTYYENKGSSSTNRLFVVFGILGAILVGLGIILIIAHNWDELSKTIKTFFAFLPLLVAQIICGYVLIKKKDSVAWKESGTTLLFFGVGACISLISQIYNISGDLSSFLLTWMLICLPAIYIMRSSVASLLFIIGITYYACETNYWSYPASESYLYWLLLLGILPFYYLLYKKSPKSNFMVFHNWVIPISITIVLGAFADKTEELMFVGYFSLFGLFYLIGNLDFFNEQKTRNSGYRTIGSLGSIILLLILSFDDFWEDLRRKYFLFSEMLSTPEFFVSAVISILAGVLLYLYQKNKPWNDIKPLAPMFILFIVAFFIGLSFPFAAILINFYVFALGLLTIREGAKQNHLGVLNYGLIIITALVICRFFDTNLSFVVRGILFVSVGVGFFATNYWMLKKRKTNEQ is encoded by the coding sequence ATGAGCATTCTTAAGGATTTACCAAATCTTGTAAAGGCTGAAATCATTACAGAAGAAACGGCCGACAACATTAAAACCTATTACGAAAACAAAGGCAGTTCATCTACCAACCGTCTTTTTGTTGTTTTTGGGATATTAGGGGCAATTTTAGTTGGACTCGGGATTATCCTGATTATAGCGCACAATTGGGATGAACTTTCAAAAACCATAAAGACATTCTTTGCCTTTTTACCGCTGCTAGTCGCTCAAATTATCTGCGGATACGTTTTAATCAAAAAAAAAGACAGTGTTGCGTGGAAAGAAAGTGGCACCACTCTTTTATTTTTTGGGGTTGGAGCCTGTATATCTTTAATAAGTCAGATTTACAATATCTCGGGAGATTTGAGTTCTTTTTTGTTGACATGGATGCTAATTTGCCTTCCAGCCATATATATAATGAGGTCTTCTGTAGCTTCTTTGCTCTTTATAATAGGTATAACCTACTATGCTTGCGAAACAAACTATTGGTCTTATCCTGCTTCAGAATCATACCTCTATTGGTTGTTGCTTTTGGGCATCCTTCCATTTTATTATCTATTGTACAAGAAAAGTCCAAAAAGCAATTTTATGGTTTTTCATAATTGGGTGATTCCAATATCAATAACCATCGTTCTTGGGGCATTTGCCGATAAGACAGAAGAGCTCATGTTTGTAGGGTACTTTAGTCTGTTTGGACTATTTTATTTGATAGGAAATCTTGATTTTTTTAATGAACAAAAAACGAGGAACAGTGGTTATAGGACAATAGGATCTCTCGGTTCCATTATATTGCTCTTGATACTAAGTTTTGATGATTTTTGGGAAGATCTGAGAAGGAAATACTTCTTATTTAGTGAGATGCTTTCAACACCAGAATTTTTTGTTTCAGCTGTAATCTCAATACTCGCTGGAGTGCTGCTATATTTATATCAAAAAAATAAACCTTGGAACGATATTAAACCATTGGCCCCAATGTTCATTCTCTTTATTGTGGCATTTTTCATTGGATTATCTTTTCCATTTGCTGCAATCCTAATCAATTTTTATGTTTTTGCATTGGGTCTCTTAACTATTAGGGAAGGAGCCAAACAAAACCATTTAGGCGTGCTAAACTATGGCCTCATCATAATTACGGCTTTGGTCATTTGCAGGTTTTTTGACACAAATCTGAGCTTCGTTGTAAGAGGAATATTGTTTGTATCGGTAGGTGTAGGGTTCTTTGCCACAAATTACTGGATGCTTAAAAAAAGAAAGACAAATGAGCAGTAA
- a CDS encoding GYDIA family GHMP kinase: MQKEFYSNGKLLLSGEYAILDGALGLAVPTKYGQSLKVTSTSSAGLLEWTSFDEKGKVWFSGSLNLDGLTLISSTDNAISRTLITLLSEAKSKNPSFLQNIGGLKVETHLDFPRLWGLGSSSTLINNIAQWAQVDAFQLLKNAFGGSGYDIACAQHDNPIFYQLENGAPKIEEVSFNPSFKDAIYFVYLNQKQSSKTAIATYREQEFNKESLLEDISEITKKMATSSSLSTFESLLLEHEKILSKVLGLETIKSKLFPDYSGSIKSLGAWGGDFIMATGDQKTPGYFKSKGFETVISFSELVL, from the coding sequence ATGCAAAAAGAATTTTACAGCAACGGTAAACTGTTACTCTCTGGAGAATATGCAATTTTGGATGGTGCTCTTGGATTAGCCGTACCCACCAAGTATGGGCAATCTTTAAAGGTGACATCAACCTCATCCGCAGGATTATTGGAATGGACAAGTTTTGATGAAAAAGGCAAGGTATGGTTTAGCGGGAGCCTTAACTTAGACGGTTTGACATTAATCTCTTCTACCGATAACGCTATTTCAAGGACATTAATCACTTTACTGTCTGAAGCAAAATCCAAAAACCCCAGCTTTTTACAAAACATTGGTGGACTTAAGGTTGAAACCCATCTAGACTTTCCTAGATTATGGGGGTTGGGCAGTTCTTCCACACTTATAAACAACATAGCGCAATGGGCTCAGGTCGATGCCTTTCAATTATTAAAGAATGCCTTTGGAGGTAGTGGTTATGATATTGCCTGTGCGCAACATGATAATCCTATTTTCTATCAATTAGAGAACGGTGCCCCCAAAATTGAAGAAGTATCTTTTAACCCATCGTTTAAAGATGCCATCTACTTTGTATATCTCAACCAAAAACAAAGCAGCAAGACTGCAATTGCAACCTATCGTGAACAAGAGTTTAATAAAGAAAGTTTATTAGAAGACATTTCCGAAATCACTAAAAAAATGGCAACTTCTTCTTCACTCTCAACGTTTGAATCCTTGTTGCTGGAACATGAAAAAATCTTATCCAAAGTATTGGGCTTGGAAACCATAAAATCCAAACTTTTTCCAGACTATTCTGGATCCATAAAGAGTTTAGGGGCTTGGGGCGGGGATTTCATTATGGCTACCGGAGACCAAAAGACTCCCGGTTATTTTAAATCCAAAGGATTTGAAACCGTTATTTCCTTTTCTGAATTGGTTCTTTGA